A region from the Sorex araneus isolate mSorAra2 chromosome 6, mSorAra2.pri, whole genome shotgun sequence genome encodes:
- the TCF20 gene encoding transcription factor 20 isoform X1: MLEGCWPAAVLLNSMQSFREQSSYHGNQQSYPQEAHSSSRVEEFSPRQAQMFQNFGGAGGGSGGSGSSGGGGGRRGTAAAAAAMASETSGHQGYQGFRKEPGDFYYMAGSKDPVASGTPQPPQRRPSGPVQSYGPPQGSSFGNQYGSEGHVGQFQAQHSALGGVSHYQQDYTGPFSPGSAQYQQQASGQQQQVQQLRQQLYQSHQPLPQATGQPASGSSHLQPMQRPSTLPSSAAGYQLRVGQFAQHYQSSAAASSSSSSFPSPQRFSQSGQSYDGSYSVNAGSQYEGHNVGSNAQAYGTQSNYSYQPPSMKNFEQAKIPQGTQQGQQQQQQQQQQQQQQQQQQQQQQQQQQQQQQQQQQQQQQQQQHPPQHVMQYSNAATKLPLQSQVGQYNQPEVPVRSPMQFHQNFSPISNPSPAASVVQSPSCSSTPSPLMQSGENLQCGQGSVPMGSRNRILQLMPQLSPTPSVMPSPNSHASGFKGFGLEGVSEKRLTDPGLSSLSALSTQVANLPNTVQHMLLSDALTPQKKTSKRPSSSSKKDSCTNSEGSSQPGEQLKSPMAESLDGGCSSSSEDQGERVRQLSGQSTSSDTTYKGGTSEKAGSSPAQGAQNEAPRLSGSPAAREEAASPGAKDTPSSSEGNPKVNEKSVGVIVSREAMTSRPEKPGGQDKGSQDDDPAVAQRPPSTGAAKETGHTAAAQPEPAATGSKGSKNGDSNSNHNGEGNGQGGHPAVGPGFIGRTEPSKSPGSLRYSYKDTFGSGMPRNVSGFPQYPTGQDKGDFAGHGERKSRNEKFPSLLQEVLQGYHHHPDRRYSRSTQEHQGMAGGLDGASRPNVLVSQTNELASRGLLNKSIGSLLENPHWGPWERKSSSSAPDMKQINLADYPIPRKFEIESQSSAHEPGGSLSERRSVICDISPLRQIVRDPGAHSLGHMGADTRMGRNERLNPSLSQSVILPGGLVTMETKLKAQSGQIKEEDFEQSKSQASFNNKKSGDHCHPASIKHESYRGGAGPGAATHDALSDYGPQDSRPMPMRRVPGRVGREGMRGRSPSQYHDFSEKLKLSPGRSRGPGGDPHHMNPHMTFSERANRSSLHAPFAPNSESLASAYHANARAHAYGDPGASLNSQLHYKRQMYQQQQEEYKDWGSSSAQGVLAAQHRQEAPRKSPRQQQFLDRVRSPLKNDKDGMMYGPPMGTYHDPSGQEGGRCLMSSDGLSNKGLDLKHSAQKLQQESCWDLSRQTAPAKSSGPPGMSNQKRYGPPHESDGHGLAESAQASKASNVMLRLPGQEDHSSQNPLIMRRRVRSFISPIPSKRQSQDVKNTNTEDRGRLLHPSKEGAEKAFNSYAHLSHSQDLRSVAKRESAKDLPSPDSRNCPAVTLTSPAKTKILPPRKGRGLKLEAIVQKITSPNIRRSASSNSAEAGADAVTLDDILSLKSGPPEGGSVAAQEAEMEKRKGEVTSDLGCPASQELNVEKPLARSSEEWRGSGDNQVKTETLPETVTVGKEPPGAVTTATSQKPGSNQGRPDGSLAGTAPLIFPDSKNVTPAGVLATEASSKAEEKESDTVTISPKQEGFPPKGYFPSGKKKGRPIGSVNKQKKQQQQQQPPPPPPQPPQIPEGSADGEPKPKKQRQRRERRKPGAQPRKRKTKQAVPIVEPQEPEIKLKYATQPLDKTDAKNKSFFPYIHVVNKCELGAVCTIINAEEEEQTKLVRGRKGQRSLTPPPSSAESKALPASSFMLQGPVVTESSVMGHLVCCLCGKWASYRNMGDLFGPFYPQDYAATLPKNPPPKRATEMQSKVKVRHKSASNGSKTDTEEEEEQKEQKEQRSLAAHPRFKRRHRSEDCSGGPRSLSRGLPCKKASAEGSSEKTVSDSKPPMPSTSEGGPELELQIPELPLDSNEFWVHEGCILWANGIYLVCGRLYGLQEALEIAREMKCSHCQEAGATLGCYNKGCSFRYHYPCAIDADCLLHEENFSVRCRKHKVRLWR, from the coding sequence GAGGGCTGTTGGCCTGCCGCCGTGCTGCTGAACAGCATGCAGTCCTTCCGGGAGCAGAGCAGCTACCACGGAAACCAGCAGAGCTACCCGCAGGAGGCACACAGCTCATCCCGGGTAGAGGAGTTCAGCCCTCGGCAGGCCCAGATGTTCCAGAATTTTGGGGGTGCAGGCGGTGGCAGTGGAGGCAGTGGCAgcagcggtggtggtggtggacgGCGAGGAACAGCAGCCGCTGCAGCCGCGATGGCGAGTGAGACATCTGGCCACCAAGGCTACCAGGGCTTCCGGAAAGAGCCCGGGGACTTTTACTACATGGCAGGCAGCAAAGACCCCGTGGCCTCTGGAACCCCGCAGCCTCCGCAGCGAAGGCCTTCAGGGCCTGTGCAGAGCTACGGACCTCCCCAGGGAAGCAGTTTTGGCAATCAGTACGGGAGCGAAGGTCACGTGGGCCAGTTTCAGGCCCAGCACTCTGCCCTGGGTGGTGTGTCTCATTATCAGCAGGATTACACGGGGCCTTTCTCCCCGGGGAGCGCTCAGTACCAGCAGCAGGCGTCCGGCCAGCAGCAGCAAGTGCAGCAGCTGAGACAACAGCTTTACCAGTCCCATCAGCCTCTGCCGCAAGCCACTGGCCAGCCTGCGTCCGGCTCCTCGCATCTGCAGCCGATGCAGCGGCCGTCCACTCTGCCCTCCTCTGCCGCTGGCTACCAGTTAAGAGTGGGTCAGTTTGCCCAGCACTACCAGTCTTctgccgccgcctcctcctcctcttcctccttcccttccccacagCGCTTTAGCCAGTCCGGGCAGAGCTACGACGGCAGTTACAGCGTCAATGCTGGATCCCAGTATGAAGGCCATAACGTGGGCTCCAATGCCCAGGCCTACGGGACCCAGTCCAATTACAGCTACCAGCCGCCGTCGATGAAAAATTTCGAGCAAGCAAAGATTCCACAAGGGACccagcagggccagcagcagcagcagcagcagcaacaacaacaacagcagcagcagcagcagcaacagcagcagcagcagcagcagcagcagcagcagcagcagcaacagcagcagcagcagcagcagcagcagcacccccCGCAGCATGTGATGCAGTATTCCAATGCTGCCACCAAGCTCCCCCTGCAGAGCCAGGTGGGCCAGTACAACCAGCCCGAGGTGCCGGTGAGGTCACCCATGCAGTTTCACCAGAACTTCAGCCCCATCTCCAACCCTTCCCCAGCCGCCTCTGTGGTCCAGTCTCCCAGCTGCAGCTCTACCCCTTCTCCTCTGATGCAGAGCGGGGAGAACCTGCAGTGTGGGCAAGGCAGTGTGCCCATGGGCTCCAGAAACAGAATCCTACAGCTGATGCCGCAGCTCAGCCCCACCCCGTCCGTGATGCCCAGTCCTAATTCTCATGCTTCGGGCTTCAAAGGGTTTGGACTGGAAGGGGTGTCGGAAAAGCGACTGACAGACCCCGGGTTGAGTAGTTTGAGTGCTCTGAGTACACAGGTGGCCAATCTTCCCAATACCGTCCAGCACATGCTGCTCTCCGACGCCCTGACCCCGCAGAAGAAGACCTCCAAGAGGCCCTCCTCTTCTTCCAAGAAGGACAGCTGCACCAACTCCGAAGGCTCCTCGCAGCCCGGGGAGCAGCTTAAGTCCCCAATGGCAGAGTCACTGGACGGCGGCTGCTCCAGCAGCTCGGAGGATCAAGGCGAGAGAGTGCGGCAGCTGAGTGGCCAGAGCACCAGCTCCGACACCACCTACAAGGGTGGCACCTCTGAGAAAGCTGGCTCTTCGCCAGCGCAGGGGGCTCAGAATGAAGCCCCCCGGCTCAGTGGCAGCCCTGCAGCCAGGGAAGAGGCTGCCTCCCCAGGTGCTAAGGACACGCCGTCGTCCTCTGAGGGCAATCCAAAAGTCAACGAGAAGTCAGTCGGGGTCATTGTCTCCCGAGAAGCTATGACAAGTCGGCCAGAAAAGCCTGGTGGCCAGGATAAAGGCTCTCAAGATGACGATCCCGCGGTCGCCCAGAGGCCCCCCAGCACTGGCGCGGCCAAAGAAACCGGCCACACAGCGGCTGCGCAGCCGGAGCCTGCAGCCACGGGGAGCAAAGGAAGCAAGAACGGAGACAGTAACTCCAACCACAACGGGGAGGGCAATGGCCAGGGCGGGCACCCTGCCGTGGGCCCTGGCTTCATAGGTCGAACCGAGCCCAGCAAATCTCCTGGAAGCCTGCGTTACAGTTACAAAGACACTTTTGGGTCTGGCATGCCGAGAAATGTCAGTGGCTTCCCTCAGTATCCCACCGGACAAGATAAGGGGGACTTCGCTGGGCACGGGGAGCGGAAAAGTAGAAACGAGAAGTTCCCCAGCCTCCTGCAGGAAGTGCTCCAGGGGTACCACCACCACCCCGACAGGAGATACTCCAGGAGTACTCAGGAGCATCAGGGCATGGCTGGGGGCCTAGACGGTGCCTCGAGGCCTAATGTCTTAGTTAGTCAAACCAATGAATTAGCTAGCAGGGGCCTTTTGAACAAAAGCATCGGGTCCTTATTAGAAAACCCCCACTGGGGCCCCTGGGAAAGGAAGTCGAGCAGCTCAGCTCCTGATATGAAGCAGATCAACCTGGCTGACTATCCCATCCCCAGGAAGTTCGAGATAGAGTCCCAGTCTTCCGCCCACGAGCCTGGGggttccctctcagagaggcgaTCAGTGATCTGTGATATATCTCCACTCAGACAGATTGTCAGGGACCCGGGGGCTCACTCCCTGGGACACATGGGTGCTGACaccagaatgggaaggaatgaacgTCTCAATCCGAGTTTAAGTCAGTCAGTCATTCTTCCAGGTGGGTTGGTAACCATGGAAACAAAGCTGAAGGCTCAGAGCGGGCAGATAAAAGAGGAGGACTTTGAGCAGTCCAAATCCCAAGCGAGTTTCAACAACAAGAAATCCGGAGACCACTGCCACCCTGCCAGCATCAAGCACGAGTCCTACCGGGGTGGCGCTGGCCCCGGAGCAGCCACCCACGATGCCCTTTCCGACTATGGCCCCCAAGACAGCAGACCCATGCCCATGCGGCGGGTCCCCGGTCGAGTTGGCCGAGAGGGCATGAGGGGTCGGTCCCCTTCTCAGTATCACGACTTTTCCGAAAAGTTGAAACTGTCCCCTGGCAGGAGCAGAGGCCCCGGGGGAGACCCGCACCACATGAACCCACACATGACCTTCTCCGAGCGGGCCAACCGGAGTTCCTTACACGCTCCCTTTGCGCCCAACTCGGAGAGCTTGGCCTCCGCCTACCACGCCAACGCTCGGGCTCACGCTTACGGGGACCCCGGCGCGAGCTTGAACTCACAGCTCCATTACAAGAGGCAGATGtaccagcagcagcaggaggagtaTAAGGACTGGGGCAGCAGCTCTGCCCAGGGCGTCCTCGCCGCCCAGCACAGGCAGGAGGCGCCACGCAAGAGCCCTAGGCAGCAGCAGTTTCTCGACCGAGTCCGGAGCCCTCTGAAGAACGATAAAGACGGGATGATGTACGGCCCACCCATGGGGACGTACCATGACCCCAGCGGGCAGGAAGGGGGCCGCTGCCTCATGTCTAGCGACGGTCTGTCTAACAAAGGCCTTGACTTGAAGCACAGCGCCCAGAAGCTACAGCAGGAATCCTGCTGGGATCTTTCTCGGCAAACTGCTCCGGCCAAAAGCAGTGGCCCGCCCGGGATGAGCAACCAGAAGAGGTACGGGCCCCCCCACGAGAGCGACGGGCACGGGCTGGCTGAGTCCGCGCAGGCATCCAAGGCTAGCAACGTCATGCTGAGACTGCCGGGCCAAGAGGACCATTCTTCCCAGAACCCTTTAATCATGAGGAGGCGCGTCCGATCTTTCATCTCCCCCATTCCCAGCAAGAGACAGTCCCAGGACGTGAAGAACACCAACACTGAGGACAGAGGGCGCCTCCTCCACCCCTCCAAAGAAGGCGCCGAGAAGGCGTTCAATTCCTACGCCCACCTTTCCCACAGTCAGGACCTCAGATCTGTTGCGAAGAGAGAATCCGCCAAGGACCTCCCCAGCCCAGACAGTAGAAACTGCCCTGCCGTTACCCTCACCAGCCCTGCCAAGACCAAAATCCTGCCCCCACGGAAAGGCCGAGGACTGAAACTGGAAGCTATCGTGCAGAAGATCACGTCTCCCAACATCCGGAGAAGTGCCTCCTCGAACAGTGCCGAGGCCGGGGCGGACGCCGTCACTCTCGACGACATACTGTCTCTGAAGAGCGGCCCGCCCGAAGGTGGCAGTGTTGCCGCCCAGGAGGCCGAGatggagaaaaggaagggagaggtgACATCGGACCTGGGCTGTCCAGCAAGTCAAGAGCTGAACGTGGAAAAACCTCTGGCGAGGTCTTCAGAGGAGTGGCGCGGTAGCGGGGACAACCAAGTGAAAACCGAGACCCTCCCGGAAACGGTTACTGTGGGGAAGGAGCCCCCTGGAGCCGTGACAACTGCAACCTCACAGAAGCCTGGGAGTAACCAGGGGAGACCAGATGGCTCCCTGGCTGGGACGGCACCTTTAATCTTCCCTGACTCAAAGAATGTAACTCCGGCGGGCGTGCTGGCCACTGAGGCGAGCTCCAAGGCCGAAGAGAAGGAGAGCGATACGGTGACAATTTCCCCCAAACAGGAGGGCTTCCCCCCGAAGGGATATTTCCCCTCGGGAAAGAAGAAGGGGCGGCCCATCGGGAGCGTGAACaagcagaagaagcagcagcagcagcagcagccgccacctcctccccctcagccccctcagataCCAGAAGGTTCTGCAGATGGAGAGCCCAAGCCAAAAAAGCAGAGGCAAAGGAGGGAGCGAAGGAAGCCTGGGGCGCAGCCCAGGAAGCGGAAAACCAAACAAGCAGTTCCCATCGTAGAACCCCAAGAACCCGAGATCAAACTGAAGTACGCCACCCAGCCGTTGGATAAAACCGATGCCAAGAACAAGTCTTTTTTCCCGTATATCCATGTAGTAAATAAGTGTGAACTTGGAGCCGTTTGTACAATCATCAACGCTGAGGAAGAAGAACAGACCAAATTGGTGAGGGGTCGGAAGGGGCAGAGGTCGCTCACCCCTCCTCCCAGCAGCGCCGAGAGCAAGGCGCTCCCGGCCTCCTCCTTTATGCTGCAGGGACCTGTCGTGACAGAGTCTTCTGTCATGGGACACCTGGTGTGCTGTCTGTGTGGCAAGTGGGCCAGCTACCGGAACATGGGCGACCTCTTTGGACCCTTCTACCCCCAAGATTATGCAGCCACTCTCCCGAAGAACCCGCCTCCCAAGAGGGCCACAGAAATGCAGAGCAAAGTTAAGGTACGGCACAAAAGCGCTTCGAATGGCTCCAAGACGGAcactgaggaggaggaagagcagaaggagcagaaggagcagaggagcctggCAGCCCACCCCAGGTTTAAGCGGCGACATCGCTCCGAAGACTGTTCCGGAGGCCCTCGGTCCCTGTCCCGGGGCCTTCCTTGTAAAAAAGCATCTGCCGAGGGCAGCAGCGAGAAGACTGTTTCAGACTCAAAGCCCCCCATGCCCTCGACTTCAGAAGGCGGCCCCGAGCTGGAGTTACAAATTCCTGAACTACCTCTTGACAGCAATGAATTTTGGGTCCACGAGGGTTGTATTCTCTGGGCCAATGGAATCTACCTGGTCTGTGGCAGGCTGTATGGCCTGCAGGAAGCGCTGGAAAtagccagagagatg